A section of the Papio anubis isolate 15944 chromosome 16, Panubis1.0, whole genome shotgun sequence genome encodes:
- the ZNF70 gene encoding zinc finger protein 70, with protein MEVPPATKFGETFAFENRLESQRGLFPGEDLGDTFLQERGLEQMAVIYKEIPLGEQDEEHDDYEGNFSLCSSPVQHHSIPPGTRPQDDELFGQTFLQKSDLSVCQIIHSEERSPCDCAETDRGDSGPNTLHRTPQPAKPYACRECGKAFSQSSHLLRHQIIHTGEKPYECRECGKAFRQSSALTQHQKIHTGKRPYECRECGKDFSRSSSLRKHERIHTGERPYQCKECGKSFNQSSGLSQHRKIHTLKKPHECDLCGKAFCHRSHLIRHQRIHTGKKPYKCDECGKAFSQSSNLIEHRKTHTGEKPYKCQKCGKAFSQSSSLIEHQRIHTGEKPYECCQCGKAFCHSSALIQHQRIHTGKKPYTCECGKAFRHRSALIEHYKTHTREKPYVCNLCGKSFRGSSHLIRHQKIHSGEKL; from the coding sequence ATGGAGGTTCCCCCAGCAACCAAGTTTGGCGAGACCTTTGCATTTGAAAACAGGTTAGAGTCACAACGAGGACTTTTCCCAGGGGAGGACCTGGGGGACACTTTTCTTCAGGAAAGAGGTTTGGAGCAAATGGCTGTGATCTACAAGGAGATCCCTCTTGGTGAGCAAGATGAAGAACATGATGATTATGAGGGGAATTTCAGTTTGTGCTCAAGCCCTGTTCAGCATCACAGTATCCCCCCAGGAACCAGACCCCAGGATGATGAGCTCTTCGGACAAACCTTCCTCCAGAAATCCGACCTCAGCGTGTGTCAGATAATTCACAGTGAAGAACGCAGTCCATGCGATTGTGCAGAAACAGACAGAGGGGACTCAGGACCTAACACGCTTCACAGAACCCCACAACCAGCCAAGCCCTACGCGTGTCgagaatgtgggaaggccttcagcCAGAGCTCGCACCTGCTCAGGCACCAGATCATCCACACCGGGGAGAAGCCCTATGAGTGCCGGGAGTGTGGGAAGGCCTTCCGCCAGAGCTCAGCCCTCACGCAGCACCAAAAGATCCACACGGGAAAGAGGCCCTACGAATGCAGGGAATGCGGGAAGGATTTCAGCCGGAGCTCCAGCCTCAGGAAACACGAGAGGATTCATACAGGAGAGAGACCTTATCagtgtaaggaatgtgggaaatccTTCAACCAGAGCTCAGGCCTGAGCCAGCATCGGAAGATCCACACCCTAAAGAAGCCTCACGAGTGCGATCTCTGTGGGAAAGCCTTTTGTCACAGGTCACACCTCATCCGACACCAGCGGATCCACACTGGGAAGAAACCATACAAATGCGATgagtgtgggaaggccttcagcCAGAGCTCCAACCTCATTGAGCACCGCAAGACCCACACCGgcgagaaaccctacaaatgccAGAAGTGCGGGAAGGCCTTCAGCCAGAGCTCCTCCCTCATCGAGCACCAGCGCATCCACACCGGTGAGAAGCCCTACGAGTGCTGTCAGTGTGGCAAGGCCTTTTGCCACAGCTCTGCGCTGATCCAGCACCAGAGGATCCACACTGGCAAGAAGCCCTACACCTGCGAGTGTGGCAAAGCCTTCCGGCACCGGTCCGCCCTCATCGAGCACTATAAAACCCACACCAGAGAGAAGCCCTACGTGTGCAATCTGTGCGGCAAGTCCTTCCGGGGGAGCTCGCACCTGATTCGCCATCAGAAGATTCATTCTGGGGAGAAGCTATAG